The following coding sequences are from one Alosa alosa isolate M-15738 ecotype Scorff River chromosome 13, AALO_Geno_1.1, whole genome shotgun sequence window:
- the fam189b gene encoding protein FAM189B, translating to MPSPSESSSVVSVSGSRALSGGRRGSARLLLYLGLCHLGLGAMVLAFSFTSLAFTSSPRVRQSLPFWAGFFVVASGVAGVVSWRRPLTLVVSLFMLLSAVCVILSLAGSMLSCQNAQMVKSLVNCQMESSLCVCCDPKDSCSPAEDETLVLYLHADCHSVRHQLKDLLFSACGLSILSTIICTLSTVTCSIHIFSLDLLHLLAPHRSRSVNPECTTPQDAFLTNMVDFEEFVPPIPPPPYYPPEYTCSSETDAQSITYNGSMESPVPLYPTDCPPPYEAVMGQRAASQATVFDPQGTEHSGERGTSTGFSGEVSMDSGSLLMSEIVDIPDDSSPSEDSCLLEVGVGLVRRRGASEGGGGGGEYVSFRCLTPHTSEGSPVAAAGQSRRCFRGERSNSCSSPSTYNTSTYRSPLLRRQALLACSCSQLEQLSDATRGSHCSSIPEIRLLPSTPSRHDSSLHHGPPAARPAAPAQTDASDHHGNPALTMIPLPRLWHTSGRGRRDSDSPLQLVRSHSEPGLSSSTDTGELTGSIGSKGVSVESQTSTDTGPGSEACLLQRSSVAPPLALPQKGSMKAVAGHPPSKLPPGTPLRLPKDCARSLTDLKVTRCWWHASCIAPGGTWLQPLSILGHVVRGPRGEQELKAVSSSIERRSTSSTTIRHTSSLRPCATTTPPARHLITPWQGAEGIHLQSLRDLSPRLIGPSRPSTDHGSSGGLHSESAL from the exons ATGCCATCACCGTCGGAATCCAGCAGTGTAGTGTCCGTGTCGGGATCCCGGGCTCTGTCCGGAGGGCGACGTGGGAGCGCGCGCCTGCTGCTCTATCTGGGACTCTGTCACCTGGGTCTGGGGGCCATGGTCCTGGCGTTCAGCTTCACCAGCTTGGCGTTCACCTCCTCTCCGCGGGTTCGTCAGTCCTTACCCTTCTGGGCTGGCTTCTTT GTGGTGGCATCTGGAGTGGCCGGTGTAGTTTCCTGGAGAAGGCCTCTGACATTAGTG GTCTCGCTCTTCATGCTCCTGTCCGCTGTATGTGTGATACTGAGTCTAGCGGGTTCCATGCTCTCCTGTCAGAATGCACAGATGGTCAAATCCCTGGTCAACTGTCAG ATGGAGTCCagcctgtgtgtttgctgtgatcCTAAGGACTCGTGTTCTCCAGCAGAGGACGAGACCTTGGTTCTCTACCTGCATGCAGACTGTCACTCTGTGCGCCACCaactcaag gacctgTTGTTCAGTGCCTGTGGCCTCAGCATTCTCTCCACCATCATCTGCACCCTGTCTACAGTCACCTGCAGTATACACATCTTCTCCCTGGACCTGCTACACCTG CTGGCTCCTCATCGCTCGCGGTCCGTTAACCCAGAGTGCACCACTCCTCAGGATGCCTTCCTGACCAACATGGTGGACTTTGAGGAGTTTGTCCCACCCATTCCCCCTCCCCCCTACTACCCACCTGAGTACACCTGCAGCTCTGAGACTGACGCCCAGAG tattACGTATAATGGGTCAATGGAGAGTCCAGTACCTCTTTATCCTACAGACTGCCCTCCCCCCTATGAAGCAGTAATGGGCCAAAGAGCAGccagccag GCAACAGTGTTTGATCCGCAGGGCACCGAGCactctggagagagaggaacatcCACGGGCTTCAGTGGAGAAG tGTCGATGGACAGTGGCTCTCTGCTCATGTCGGAGATTGTGGACATCCCCGACGACAGCTCGCCCTCGGAGGACTCGTGCCTGCTGGAGGTGGGCGTGGGCCTGGTGCGTCGCCGGGGGGCcagtgagggtggtggtggcggtggtgagTACGTCAGCTTCCGCTGCCTCACGCCACACACGTCCGAGGGCTCGCCTGTGGCCGCAGCAGGCCAGTCCAGGCGCTGCTTCCGCGGGGAGAGGTCCAACTCCTGCTCCTCCCCCAGCACCTACAACACCTCCACCTACAG gTCTCCTCTCTTGCGCAGGCAGGCGTTGTTGGCCTGTAGCTGTTCCCAGTTGGAGCAGCTCAGTGACGCCACGCGTGGCTCTCACTGCTCGTCCATCCCAGAGATCCGGCTCCTGCCCTCCACGCCATCACGCCACGACTCGTCCCTCCACCACGGCCCTCCTGCGGCACGTCCGGCGGCCCCGGCTCAGACAGACGCCTCAGATCACCACGGCAACCCAGCGCTGACCATGATACCGCTCCCGCGCCTGTGGCACACCAGTGGGCGTGGCCGGAGGGACAGTGACAGCCCCCTACAGCTGGTCAGGTCCCACAGCGAACCTGGTCTCAGCTCCTCAACTGACACAg GTGAACTGACCGGTTCTATTGGCAGTAAAGGCGTGAGCGTCGAGTCTCAGACTTCCACAGACACAG GTCCTGGCTCTGAGGCGTGTCTGCTGCAGCGTAGCTCGGTGGCGCCCCCCCTCGCTCTCCCACAGAAGGGCAGCATGAAAGCCGTCGCTGGGCACCCACCGTCCAAGCTGCCCCCTGGCACACCACTGCGGCtgcccaaagactgtgcccgctCCCTCACTGACCTCAAG GTGACCCGGTGCTGGTGGCACGCTTCCTGCATCGCTCCAGGAGGAACCTGGCTCCAGCCGCTGAGCATTCTGGGACATGTAGTCAGGGGCCCAAGAGGCGAGCAGGAACTGAAGGCAGTCTcgagcag CATCGAGCGCCGCAGTACCAGCAGCACAACCATCCGCCACACCAGCAGCTTACGTCCATGCGCCACCACCACTCCACCTGCGCGACACTTAATCACCCCTTGGCAAGGCGCAGAGGGCATCCACTTGCAGAGCCTGCGCGACCTCAGCCCTCGCCTAATAGGCCCCTCCAGACCCTCAACAGACCATGGCTCCTCAGGGGGCCTGCACTCAGAATCAGcattgtag